In the genome of Bubalus kerabau isolate K-KA32 ecotype Philippines breed swamp buffalo chromosome 8, PCC_UOA_SB_1v2, whole genome shotgun sequence, one region contains:
- the LOC129659703 gene encoding uncharacterized protein LOC129659703 isoform X3 — translation MTPVRRPPRGSRAAGGNRPIQRLARGSRTRVVTSRPRRDARGRHGWGAGLERACASPGVPGLTSSLVNVWVVLGGRSSEDLLLRGRPRDVHQHFPHFEKMASFQPVTTAPQVRFNVAILLWNLVKMNNPFGEQQKSSLLCHLSPLPGGFPWEFPPNKEFCQITAQCIKTSSFNYRNVEEIVAQVAQIGSSAALLWSY, via the exons ATGACCCCTGTGCGCCGTCCTCCCCGAGGCAGTCGAGCTGCCGGCGGAAACAGGCCAATCCAGAGACTTGCGCGTGGGAGCCGCACACGCGTGGTGACGTCACGGCCCAGGCGTGACGCGAGGGGACGTCacgggtggggggcggggcttGAGCGTGCGTGCGCGTCGCCGGGTGTCCCGGGCCTCACCTCCAGCCTCGTGAACGTCTGGGTTGTTCTCGGAGGCCGGTCTTCAGAGGACCTTCTCCTCAGAGGTCGCCCACGAGACGTTCATCAGCATTTCCCGCACTTTGAAAAAATGGCTTCCTTCCAGCCAGTGACGACGGCCCCGCAGGTGAG ATTTAATGTTGCCATTTTACTCTGGAATCTGGTTAAAATGAATAACCCCTTTGGAGAACAACAGAAGTCATCTTTGCTCTGCCATCTTTCACCACTTCCGGGTGGGTTCCCTTGGGAATTCCCTCCAAACAAAGAGTTCTGCCAAATCACGGCACAGTGTATCAAAACCTCATCTTTTAATTACAGAAATGTTGAAGAAATAGTTGCTCAGGTAGCACAGATTGGCTCTTCAGCTGCTCTTTTATGGAGCTATTAA